Below is a genomic region from Aurantimonas sp. HBX-1.
CCAGGAAGACGTCGGCTACGCCATCTCGGAGATCCGCCGCCGCCTCGAGGCCAACGGCTCCGAGCTGCATGCGCTGGTCAACAACGCCGCGATCTCGCCGAAGGCCGAGGCCGGGACGCGGCTCGATTCCATCCGCACCCCGATGCATGTCTGGCGGGACGTCTTCCAGGTGAACTTCTTTGCGCCGATCATGCTGGCGCGCGGCCTGGTGAAGGAACTCGCCGCGGCGCGCGGCTCGATCGTCAACGTCACCTCGATCGTCGGCAGCCGGGTGCACCCGTTCGCCGGCACCGCCTACGCCACGTCGAAGGCAGCGCTCAACTCGCTGACTCGCGAGATGGCGGCCGATTTCGGGCCGTCGGGCATTCGGGTCAACGCCATCGCGCCGGGCGAGATCGAGACGGCGATCCTGTCGCCGGGCACCGAGAAGATGATCGACGACATCCCGCTGCGCCGGCTTGGCCAGACGGCGGAGGTGGCCGACGTGATCTATTTCCTGTGCTCGAACCAGGCGTCCTACGTCAACGGCGCCGAGCTGCACATCAATGGCGGCCAGCACGTCTGAGCCTTAATCTCAGGCGGCGGCGATCTCGTCCAGCGCCTTGTCGAGATCGGCCCTGACGAGCGCCGACAGCAGCGCCGGAAACGCCCGGCGCTCGACATGGGCGGCGAGTTCGGCCGCATTCGCGCCGAGGCCCAGCCGCCGGCCGGCTTCCAGCGCGCGGGCGTCGGCGAAGGGGTAGAGCTCGTCCCAGGCAAGCTGCGCCTCGCGGAAGAAGATGTCGGCCCCGACGTCGCCGATGCCCTTGAACTCCTTCAGCAGCCGGCGCTCCGCGGCGGGATCGCGGCCTGCCGCCTCGCGCAGCTTGCGCAGGTCGCCGCCATAGGCCTCGAGGCAGCGGTCGGCCATGTCCTTCAGGAAGGTCGAGGTCTTCTCGTCGAAGCGGGCATAGCCGTTGCGGTTGAGGATGCGCACCCGTTCGGTCCAGCTGGCTTCCGCCATCCGCTCGGCGGTGGTGAGGCCCGCCTTCTTCAGCGCCTGGGCCGCCTGCAGCGCCTGCTCCGCGCCGATCCGCGCGGAGAACAAATTGGCCGCCACCAGCCAGAAGAACAGCGGCATCGGGGTGTTGCGTGCAAGGTCAAGGCCTAGCGCCTCGGCATAGGTTTCGGCGCCGTATCGTGCCATCAGGCGCTCCATGGCCGGATCGGGGGCTCCGCTCATCGGCTCAGACGCGGCGGGCGGGCCGGCCGCCCCGCGCATCCAGCGCGGCGAGCAGCAAGGCGACGCCTGAACTGATGAAGGAGACGCCGAGGAACAGGCCGATCGCCCAGACCGCGGTGCCCGGCAGGCCCATCACCAGGAAGATCGCCAGCGCGATGTTGATCACGCCGGAGACGACGAGCAGCCAGAAGCGGCCGGTCGAGGCGCGCACCGCCTGGGCGATGGCGATGTTGATGATGCCGGACATGAGGAAATACAGCGCCAGCATCCAGGTCAGCGTCACCGAACCCGCGAAGGGGTCGTAGATGATGACGAGGCCGAGCAGCAGGGCGAGCACCGCAAGGACGAGGTTCGACCAGAAGCCGGGCGCGCCGCGGGCCCGGAAGGCCGAGACGGTGCCGACAATGCCGCCGAAGACCAGCAGCCAGCCGAAGAACAGCGTCGAGGCGAGGGTCGCGGCCCAGGGCGCCAGCAGCGCCAGCAGGCCGACGCCGATCATCAGCGCGCCCTGGAACGCATAGAACTTCCAGTGATCGTGGAGGTAGCGCTCGGCTAGCCCGGCGGGGCCCCCGAGCGAGGGACGGCGGGAAGCAGGATCGACGGTCATGGCCAGGTCTCCCTTTGCGGCGAGAGAAGCTACTCCCACAACGGTACAGGCCGAACCGCGTTCCGTCGCCGCAGCAGGGTGTGCGCTCCCGCTGCGGCCCGGCCTCAGACGTGCCGGCCGAGACTGCGGGAGGTGTCGAGGAGCTTGTCGACCAGCGCCTCCAGCGCGGTGCGCGCAACGTCGTCGGCGAGCCGGCCGGTCTCGTCGAAACTCGCTGCCGCATTCGGCACGGTGCACTGCTCGGTCAGCACTTCGGCATTCAGCGCCCGCAGGACGATGCGCAAGGCCTCCAGCCCGCGCATGCCGCCGAAGCGGCCGGTCGACGTCGAGGCGAGGCCCGCGACGATGCCCTTGAAGGGCTGGACCGGCCGTCCCTGCACCTTCCGGACCCGGCTGACCCAGTCGATGGTGTTCTTCATCAGCGGCGTCAGCGAGTGGTTGTATTCCGGGCTGACCAGCAGCAGCCCGTCCTGGGCGGCGATGCGCTGCGCCAGCAGCACGGCATTCTGCGGCACGCCCTGCTCTTCCTCGTGGTCGCCGTCATAGATCGGCAGCGGATAGTCGGCGAGGTCGAGCAGCGTCACCACCGCATCGGACATCGCCAGCATCCGCGTCGCCTCGGCGGCCAGCCGGCGGTTGTGGGAGGCGAGGCGCAGCGCGCCGGGCACGACGAGGATGTTGACGGTCAATGCGCTGCGGCCCCGGTCGCCGAGGCC
It encodes:
- a CDS encoding SDR family NAD(P)-dependent oxidoreductase, translating into MSQTPGDDRKTLVLTGASRGIGHATVKRFSREGWRVITCSRQEFADNCPWPAGPEDHIRVDLSDQEDVGYAISEIRRRLEANGSELHALVNNAAISPKAEAGTRLDSIRTPMHVWRDVFQVNFFAPIMLARGLVKELAAARGSIVNVTSIVGSRVHPFAGTAYATSKAALNSLTREMAADFGPSGIRVNAIAPGEIETAILSPGTEKMIDDIPLRRLGQTAEVADVIYFLCSNQASYVNGAELHINGGQHV
- a CDS encoding NADPH-dependent FMN reductase — protein: MTVNILVVPGALRLASHNRRLAAEATRMLAMSDAVVTLLDLADYPLPIYDGDHEEEQGVPQNAVLLAQRIAAQDGLLLVSPEYNHSLTPLMKNTIDWVSRVRKVQGRPVQPFKGIVAGLASTSTGRFGGMRGLEALRIVLRALNAEVLTEQCTVPNAAASFDETGRLADDVARTALEALVDKLLDTSRSLGRHV
- a CDS encoding HdeD family acid-resistance protein, which translates into the protein MTVDPASRRPSLGGPAGLAERYLHDHWKFYAFQGALMIGVGLLALLAPWAATLASTLFFGWLLVFGGIVGTVSAFRARGAPGFWSNLVLAVLALLLGLVIIYDPFAGSVTLTWMLALYFLMSGIINIAIAQAVRASTGRFWLLVVSGVINIALAIFLVMGLPGTAVWAIGLFLGVSFISSGVALLLAALDARGGRPARRV